The Anaerolineae bacterium DNA window CCCTGGGCCCAGGCCCCGAACCACAAGTCTATGCCCTCGGGCACGGTCTTGGTGGACAGGCAGGTGCCGTCCTTGTAGATTCGGTCGAGGTACCAGTCGAGTACAGCTACACCAGGGTCCTGGTTGAACAGGGGCTCGTAGGTGTTGTCGTCCCAGAACTGGCCCCCGAAGGCCGTGAGCTCGGAGAAGAACCACCACATGCTGGCGTTGGCCGTGCCACCGTTCATGCCCCAGCGACTTGTCTTGCCGCTGGCGTCCTTGATGGTCATGGCCTTGGCCGCCTCGGCCAGGTCGTCGTAGGTGTAGTCCTCGGCGAGCTCCACGCCCGCCTCCTCCAGGATGCCTCGGTGCAGGAACACGTTGTTGACGGTGGCGGTACGGGCCACTGCGTACTGCAGGCCCTTGTAGTTGGCGTCATCGAAGGCAAACTGAGTGAACCGCTCCTTCTCCCCTTCCGGCAGAGTGTCCAGGAAGGGGTTGAGGTCCAGCAGCTGGTTCTTGTCGAGATAGGGAATGAGCTGCCTGGTGCCAAACCAGTCCAGCACGTCAGGGGCGGTGCCCGCTGCCATGTCGGCTGTAAGCTTCTCGATCCTTTGGTCGGCGGTGATCTCCTCCACGATCTCGATGTCGGGGTGGGTGGCCCGGAAGCTCTCCACGCAGGCGGCGTGATAGGCCTGCCAGGGAGCGTTCAGCCCGTTGTTGACGCGGATGGTGACCTTCTCTGCAGGCGCCGGTGAGGCCGCGACACCCTTCTCGACCGCTTCCGTCGCCTGCCCCGCCGGCGGGGCGGCGGCACAGGCAGCCACAGCAACGCCACTCAACGTGAGGCCCATCCCCCGTAGCACTCTACGCCTCGACACTCTCCTCGCCATCATACCACCTCCCATAGCAGCTTCCTCGGACTTGCTGCAAGACCGCGGC harbors:
- a CDS encoding extracellular solute-binding protein; this translates as MARRVSRRRVLRGMGLTLSGVAVAACAAAPPAGQATEAVEKGVAASPAPAEKVTIRVNNGLNAPWQAYHAACVESFRATHPDIEIVEEITADQRIEKLTADMAAGTAPDVLDWFGTRQLIPYLDKNQLLDLNPFLDTLPEGEKERFTQFAFDDANYKGLQYAVARTATVNNVFLHRGILEEAGVELAEDYTYDDLAEAAKAMTIKDASGKTSRWGMNGGTANASMWWFFSELTAFGGQFWDDNTYEPLFNQDPGVAVLDWYLDRIYKDGTCLSTKTVPEGIDLWFGAWAQGLVGITYSASWNLPSIPERVRPELLDGVECFSVPAGPNGERSSNPSAQAAAIWSRTQHPQESWQYYWSTYDAGYPDRLLKAFGTGQLLPLADGQAVVRYLDPDKPPKNKEVLPTFFAYAKGYPIHPKIFAIQDAVNAALDAILGEQMTPQEGLDDAARRARDILAEE